The Fusobacterium necrophorum subsp. necrophorum genome has a window encoding:
- a CDS encoding DUF1385 domain-containing protein, translating into MGEKISIGGQAVLEGVMMRGTEFLATAVRKNTGEIVYRKRKISSRKKEFYKMPFIRGIFMLFDSLVLGIQELTFSANQSGAEEEESLTQKEAILTTFISLALGIGLFIVLPSFIGGLVFSENKLYANVLEALIRLGGFVLYIWLLSFSKDIHRVFEYHGAEHKSIYAYENDMELTPENAKKFTTLHPRCGTSFLFIVMIVAIIIFSCIDFVVPTPETLWGKLALKLFLRVGLMPVIASLSYELQRYSSKHLNNFFVRLLSFPGLSLQRITTQEPDLSQLEVAIVAIKVSLGEKVENATEVLE; encoded by the coding sequence ATGGGGGAAAAAATATCAATAGGAGGACAAGCCGTGCTAGAAGGTGTCATGATGAGAGGGACGGAGTTTTTAGCAACGGCTGTTCGTAAGAATACTGGAGAAATTGTATATCGAAAACGAAAAATTTCCAGTCGAAAAAAAGAGTTCTATAAAATGCCTTTTATAAGAGGAATTTTTATGCTGTTTGATTCTTTGGTGTTAGGAATACAGGAATTAACTTTTTCAGCAAATCAATCGGGAGCAGAGGAAGAAGAGAGTTTAACTCAAAAGGAAGCAATCTTGACAACTTTTATTTCTTTGGCACTGGGGATTGGTTTATTCATTGTTTTACCTTCTTTTATTGGGGGGTTGGTTTTTTCAGAAAATAAATTATATGCCAATGTATTGGAAGCCCTGATTCGTTTAGGGGGCTTTGTCTTATATATTTGGCTTTTATCTTTTTCGAAAGATATTCACCGAGTTTTTGAATATCATGGAGCGGAACATAAATCTATTTATGCCTATGAGAATGATATGGAATTAACTCCAGAAAATGCCAAGAAATTTACGACTTTGCATCCAAGATGTGGAACCAGTTTCCTATTTATTGTTATGATAGTGGCTATTATTATATTTTCTTGTATTGATTTTGTAGTACCGACTCCAGAAACTTTATGGGGAAAATTAGCTTTGAAATTATTTTTAAGAGTGGGATTGATGCCTGTGATTGCAAGCTTATCCTATGAACTACAACGATATAGCAGCAAACATCTAAATAATTTTTTTGTTCGTTTACTCTCTTTTCCTGGACTTTCTTTACAAAGAATTACGACACAAGAGCCAGATTTGTCACAATTGGAAGTTGCTATTGTTGCAATTAAAGTATCTTTGGGAGAGAAAGTGGAAAATGCTACAGAAGTGCTGGAATAG
- a CDS encoding DUF368 domain-containing protein, translating into MIGNIIKGLAIGVANIIPGVSGGTVAVLLGIYEKLTDAIGNFFLANFQKKREYFLFLLQIMLGVILGILLFAKLIEWSIQKYPNVTASFFSLCILPSLFYMIKPYRKTKKNLFLFFLGTLFLGIFMFLSVCFQKKTGAGTTPVTMISFAYGIKLFFCGLLAGAAMIIPGISGSLLLLVFGEYYHILSFLLQVRILPLVYLAVGVALGLVLFSKGIHWLLQREEEKTMFFIAGIVFMSIFQIWTSLLS; encoded by the coding sequence GTGATAGGAAACATAATAAAGGGATTGGCTATTGGCGTGGCGAATATTATTCCAGGGGTTTCTGGAGGAACGGTTGCAGTTTTATTGGGAATTTATGAAAAACTTACGGATGCCATTGGGAATTTTTTCTTAGCAAATTTTCAAAAGAAGAGAGAATATTTTCTTTTTTTATTACAAATTATGCTAGGGGTAATCTTAGGAATTTTATTATTTGCTAAGTTGATTGAATGGAGTATTCAGAAGTATCCAAACGTGACAGCAAGTTTTTTTAGCCTTTGTATTCTCCCTTCTTTGTTTTATATGATCAAGCCTTATCGGAAAACAAAAAAAAATCTTTTCCTTTTTTTCTTGGGGACTTTGTTTTTAGGAATTTTTATGTTTTTGAGTGTTTGTTTTCAAAAAAAAACAGGAGCAGGGACGACTCCTGTGACTATGATTTCCTTTGCTTATGGAATAAAATTATTTTTTTGTGGTCTACTTGCCGGTGCTGCTATGATTATCCCGGGAATATCCGGTTCTTTACTATTGTTGGTCTTCGGAGAATACTATCACATTCTTTCCTTCCTTTTACAGGTGAGAATTTTGCCTCTTGTCTACTTGGCAGTGGGGGTTGCTTTAGGTCTGGTTCTTTTCTCCAAAGGGATTCATTGGCTCTTACAGAGAGAAGAAGAAAAAACCATGTTTTTTATTGCAGGGATTGTTTTCATGTCTATTTTTCAGATTTGGACAAGTTTGTTGAGCTAA
- the rapZ gene encoding RNase adapter RapZ has protein sequence MKREVVIVTGLSGGGKTTVLNILEDLSYYTIDNMPIGMEKFLFYTNLEKIAIGIDIRTFQSLEDFLSVMQGLREKKISYRIIFVEASKEVILSRYHLTRRHHPLKESTLLKSIEKEIAFMSSIKEMADGVIDTSFLKSRDLEPKIKAILKVQDCPQEINIHLQSFGFKYGLPIDVDLVFDVRFLPNPYYQENLKEKSGNDPEVVHYIKSFPISEEFYKKLYDFISFLIPQYIAEGKKHLSIGIGCSGGKHRSVAFVNTLYEDLKKANKWRVYKSHREQEFGNW, from the coding sequence ATGAAAAGAGAAGTTGTCATTGTAACAGGATTGAGTGGTGGAGGAAAAACAACCGTTTTAAATATTTTAGAGGATTTGTCATATTACACTATTGATAATATGCCGATTGGAATGGAAAAATTCTTATTTTATACAAATTTGGAAAAAATAGCAATCGGAATTGATATTCGTACTTTTCAAAGTCTGGAAGATTTTCTTTCTGTCATGCAAGGCTTACGAGAAAAAAAGATTTCCTATCGTATTATTTTTGTGGAAGCAAGTAAGGAAGTTATTTTAAGTCGTTATCATTTGACAAGGCGACATCACCCTCTGAAAGAAAGCACTTTACTGAAGAGCATTGAAAAAGAAATCGCTTTTATGTCTTCGATTAAAGAAATGGCGGATGGGGTCATTGATACAAGCTTCTTAAAATCTAGAGATTTGGAACCAAAAATCAAAGCAATTTTGAAAGTACAAGATTGTCCTCAAGAAATCAATATTCATCTGCAATCTTTTGGATTCAAATATGGTTTACCCATTGATGTGGATTTGGTTTTTGATGTACGTTTTTTACCCAATCCTTATTATCAAGAGAACTTGAAAGAAAAAAGTGGAAATGATCCGGAGGTTGTACACTATATCAAGTCTTTTCCTATCAGTGAAGAATTTTATAAAAAATTATATGATTTCATTTCCTTTTTAATTCCACAGTATATTGCAGAGGGAAAAAAACATTTGAGTATTGGAATTGGATGTAGTGGAGGAAAACATCGTTCGGTCGCTTTCGTCAATACATTATATGAAGACCTAAAAAAAGCAAACAAATGGAGGGTCTATAAAAGTCATAGGGAGCAAGAGTTTGGAAATTGGTAA
- a CDS encoding PP2C family protein-serine/threonine phosphatase — protein sequence MFYILLLSGLLFLFFLLLRKIEMINTREKLRIITGLKNHLEMDNLQEVIQIEYDETLKQIVKQEAELDSSLEELREYKKELELTYDSLLSKSTQLEYSNQFLEKRVANLSNLNSISRSVLSIFELDKIINIILDAYFVLTGAKRISLYLWDEEGNLLNKKIKGSIRFQGTVSYSPELLKKFGRADYERIYQELGKGFTVLKEEKLIISPLSVNHEEMGVIYIIEDRDKMIDIDEEMMSALGIQIGTAIKNARAYYELLSKERISQELAVASRIQNRILPEDIYSVDGLQIAKYFKPAKEIGGDYYDYGILRDDIFFITIADVSGKGVPAAFLMALGRSVLKTLMDMKQGHPSEEMKELNQLIYEDITEEMFITMLHSKYDLKTKTLTFSNAGHNPLLVYKAAKDVIEFHTVKGVALGFLENYSYREASFEIEKGDIVVFYTDGITEAENTNSELFGIERLKNVVYNNRGRSAEKIKEAILNEIISFRGEKEQVDDITFVILKSKK from the coding sequence ATGTTTTATATTCTATTGTTATCAGGATTGCTATTTTTATTTTTCTTATTGCTGAGAAAGATTGAAATGATCAATACACGTGAAAAATTAAGAATTATTACAGGATTAAAAAATCACTTGGAAATGGATAATTTACAAGAAGTGATTCAAATTGAATATGATGAAACTTTGAAACAAATTGTAAAGCAAGAAGCGGAATTGGATAGTTCTTTAGAAGAATTAAGAGAATATAAAAAAGAATTAGAACTGACTTATGATTCTCTATTATCAAAGTCTACACAGTTGGAATACAGCAATCAATTTTTAGAAAAACGGGTTGCGAATCTTTCCAATTTAAATTCCATCTCTCGAAGTGTACTTTCTATTTTTGAATTGGATAAAATTATCAATATTATTTTAGATGCTTATTTTGTATTGACCGGAGCAAAGAGAATCTCTCTTTATCTATGGGATGAGGAAGGAAATCTATTAAACAAAAAAATTAAAGGTTCCATTCGATTTCAGGGAACCGTCAGTTATTCTCCGGAATTGTTAAAAAAATTCGGAAGAGCGGACTATGAGAGGATCTATCAGGAATTGGGAAAAGGATTTACCGTTTTGAAAGAAGAAAAGCTGATTATTTCTCCTCTATCCGTTAATCACGAAGAAATGGGAGTTATTTATATTATTGAAGACAGGGATAAGATGATTGATATTGATGAGGAGATGATGTCAGCATTGGGAATTCAAATCGGGACTGCAATTAAAAATGCAAGAGCCTATTATGAACTTCTGTCCAAAGAAAGAATTTCACAGGAATTGGCAGTGGCTTCTCGAATTCAAAATCGAATTTTACCCGAGGATATTTACTCCGTAGATGGCTTGCAAATTGCAAAATATTTTAAACCTGCAAAGGAAATTGGGGGAGATTATTATGATTATGGAATCTTACGAGATGATATTTTTTTCATTACCATTGCAGATGTCAGTGGGAAAGGAGTTCCTGCAGCATTTTTAATGGCATTGGGGCGGTCTGTCTTGAAAACTTTAATGGATATGAAACAAGGACATCCTTCTGAAGAAATGAAAGAATTGAATCAGTTGATATATGAAGATATTACAGAGGAAATGTTCATTACCATGTTGCACAGTAAATATGATTTAAAAACCAAAACTCTCACTTTCAGCAATGCCGGGCATAATCCTTTGTTAGTGTACAAGGCAGCAAAAGATGTGATAGAGTTCCATACAGTCAAGGGAGTTGCTTTGGGATTTCTAGAAAATTATTCTTATCGGGAAGCAAGTTTTGAAATTGAGAAAGGAGATATTGTTGTTTTTTATACAGATGGAATTACAGAAGCGGAAAATACAAATTCTGAATTGTTTGGGATTGAAAGGTTAAAAAATGTAGTGTATAATAATAGAGGAAGGTCTGCTGAAAAAATAAAAGAGGCAATCTTAAATGAAATAATATCTTTTCGAGGAGAAAAAGAGCAGGTGGATGATATTACCTTTGTTATTTTGAAAAGTAAAAAATAA
- a CDS encoding substrate-binding domain-containing protein — translation MKRFLFSLVILLAFLLLSKCQLKQETKISLSIPYELHHVIPEIIAAYCREGNREIIEVFEYHSREMETLPKIGIHIVDSWNEEFKKPILQTPLVVIGVRKINSLRQLEHASISIPDPDMNTTGKNVVTLLKDENLWTDFKRSITYQPRGILSMESVDLGEEDFAILSLADAHFIKNSLLVLELPKDKYNTLYAIKIYEEKNEEQKKFIDFLSSEKSMKIFQKYGFYKVSSTNLSKSEK, via the coding sequence ATGAAACGATTTCTATTTAGTCTTGTTATTCTCTTGGCTTTTTTACTCCTATCCAAATGTCAGCTGAAACAAGAGACGAAAATTTCACTTTCCATTCCCTATGAATTGCATCACGTTATTCCTGAAATTATAGCAGCCTATTGTCGAGAAGGAAACCGCGAAATAATTGAAGTTTTTGAATATCATTCAAGAGAAATGGAAACTCTTCCTAAAATAGGAATCCATATCGTAGACTCTTGGAATGAGGAATTCAAAAAGCCTATTTTGCAAACACCTCTTGTGGTAATCGGAGTTCGAAAAATCAATTCTTTGCGACAATTGGAACATGCCTCCATCAGCATTCCGGATCCGGATATGAATACAACAGGAAAAAATGTTGTCACTCTTTTAAAAGATGAAAATTTATGGACAGATTTTAAACGATCTATTACCTATCAACCAAGGGGAATTCTATCTATGGAAAGTGTAGACTTAGGAGAAGAGGATTTTGCAATTCTCTCCTTGGCAGATGCTCACTTTATCAAAAATAGCCTTTTGGTACTTGAACTTCCAAAAGATAAATACAATACCCTATATGCAATCAAAATCTATGAAGAAAAAAACGAAGAACAAAAAAAATTCATAGACTTTCTTTCTTCTGAAAAGTCTATGAAAATTTTTCAAAAATACGGTTTTTACAAAGTTAGCTCAACAAACTTGTCCAAATCTGAAAAATAG
- a CDS encoding DNA starvation/stationary phase protection protein: protein MKKVELLNKYLSNLAVLIVKLHNLHWNVVGQQFMSIHSFTESQYDTYFGYYDDVAEALKMQGQRPLVRMKDYLAVTSIQELEDKNFSPCEVLSIVKADLEEMNQLAKEIRELAGEEDDFAVSNMMEDHIAANKKQLWFIDSMTKIDCEL from the coding sequence ATGAAAAAAGTAGAACTATTGAATAAATATTTATCAAATTTAGCAGTGTTAATTGTAAAATTACACAACTTACATTGGAATGTAGTAGGACAGCAATTTATGTCAATTCATAGCTTTACAGAAAGTCAGTATGATACTTACTTTGGATACTATGATGACGTAGCGGAGGCTTTGAAAATGCAAGGACAAAGACCTTTGGTAAGAATGAAAGACTATTTGGCAGTGACTTCCATTCAAGAGCTGGAAGATAAAAATTTCTCTCCTTGTGAAGTATTGAGCATTGTGAAGGCTGATTTGGAAGAAATGAATCAATTGGCAAAAGAAATTAGAGAGCTAGCAGGAGAAGAAGATGATTTTGCAGTTTCTAATATGATGGAAGATCATATTGCAGCAAATAAAAAACAATTATGGTTTATTGATTCTATGACGAAAATAGATTGTGAATTATAA
- the ptsG gene encoding glucose-specific PTS transporter subunit IIBC, giving the protein MKLFSEVQKIGKALMTPIAILPAAGLLLAFGNKLSLPIMEQAGQIIFSNLPLLFAIGAAIGLVGGDGVAGLAAIVAILIMNTTMGLVAGAAQGLANGDPSFAMVMGVPTLQTGVFGGLIAGIIAAICYNKFYKTELPAFLGFFAGKRLVPIMTAVVAFLVGLVMPWIWQPVQHGLAALSYLANETNTNVSTFIFGVIERALIPFGLHHIFYAPFWYQFGEYTTKAGEIINGDQAIWFAMLKDGIYNFSVASYQGAGKFLTGKFVFMMFGLPAAALAMYQESRPENRKLVGGILFSAALTSFLTGITEPIEFTFIFVAPVLYAIHCVFAGLSFMLMNMLGVRIGMTFSGGFIDYVVFGVLPGTSGFETRWYFVILVGAIISVIYYFGFRFFIRKFNLATPGREAAVEVKEKKEVAEDQLASGVLDALGGTENLLSLDACITRLRVEVKDTGKVEDNVLKSLGATGVLKVGEHGVQAIFGAKAQFICNDLKKMTGI; this is encoded by the coding sequence ATGAAGTTATTTTCAGAAGTACAAAAAATAGGAAAAGCTTTGATGACACCTATCGCTATTTTACCAGCAGCAGGGTTATTACTAGCTTTTGGAAACAAATTAAGTTTACCGATTATGGAGCAGGCAGGACAAATTATTTTTTCCAACCTTCCTTTGTTGTTTGCCATTGGAGCAGCGATTGGTTTGGTAGGTGGAGATGGAGTTGCTGGATTGGCAGCGATTGTTGCTATTTTGATTATGAACACTACCATGGGCTTGGTCGCAGGAGCGGCACAGGGTCTTGCCAATGGAGATCCTTCTTTTGCTATGGTTATGGGGGTTCCTACTTTGCAGACAGGAGTATTTGGAGGACTCATTGCAGGAATTATTGCGGCGATTTGTTATAATAAATTCTATAAGACGGAATTACCTGCCTTTTTAGGATTCTTTGCAGGGAAGAGATTGGTTCCCATCATGACTGCTGTTGTGGCCTTTCTTGTTGGACTAGTCATGCCTTGGATCTGGCAACCGGTGCAACATGGGCTGGCTGCCTTGAGTTACTTAGCAAATGAAACCAATACGAATGTATCTACTTTTATTTTTGGAGTCATAGAAAGAGCCTTGATTCCTTTCGGCCTACATCATATATTCTATGCACCGTTTTGGTATCAATTTGGAGAATATACAACGAAAGCCGGAGAAATTATCAATGGAGATCAGGCGATTTGGTTTGCGATGTTAAAAGATGGGATTTATAATTTCTCAGTAGCGAGTTATCAAGGTGCCGGAAAATTCCTGACAGGAAAATTTGTATTTATGATGTTTGGACTTCCGGCAGCCGCTTTGGCGATGTATCAGGAATCTCGTCCGGAAAATCGAAAGTTGGTGGGAGGAATTTTATTCTCAGCCGCTTTGACATCTTTTTTAACGGGAATTACAGAGCCGATTGAATTTACTTTTATTTTTGTAGCACCGGTGTTGTATGCAATTCATTGTGTGTTTGCAGGACTTTCTTTCATGTTGATGAATATGTTGGGAGTTCGTATCGGAATGACATTCTCAGGGGGATTTATTGATTATGTTGTCTTTGGTGTTCTACCGGGAACGAGCGGATTTGAAACAAGATGGTATTTTGTGATCCTTGTAGGAGCCATTATTTCTGTTATTTACTATTTTGGATTCCGCTTCTTCATTCGAAAATTTAATTTGGCAACTCCGGGAAGAGAAGCTGCCGTGGAAGTCAAAGAAAAAAAAGAGGTGGCAGAAGATCAATTGGCAAGCGGAGTATTGGATGCTCTAGGAGGAACAGAGAATTTATTGTCTTTGGATGCTTGCATTACAAGATTACGAGTAGAAGTGAAGGATACTGGTAAGGTAGAGGACAATGTTTTAAAATCTTTAGGAGCGACTGGAGTTTTAAAAGTAGGAGAACACGGAGTACAGGCTATCTTTGGGGCAAAAGCTCAGTTTATTTGCAATGATTTGAAAAAAATGACCGGAATCTAG
- a CDS encoding alanine racemase → MIKNSFYLEVNRDAILHNIEVLRKWKKKDIIPVIKANAYGHGAIEMAKTCIQAGITQVAVARYEEARHILEDSYFQRLSETVPFQILVFESMGDDSVIKAFPRIDMAINSLEDLQEALEHGISPKRMHVKIDLSFGRNGIEEKDFKYLIREIQEKNIFLKGIFSHLFASSYEDGLLCIEIFSTLLSQIGREHFERIHLQNSASAYNYDCDMVTDIRVGMLNYGLQEPGYFHEDLQQAFSLKGRVDSIRAGKDMKYLAYERKEELGVEEAKWIAKIKIGYADGFGKQNENTNCLIHRKEYRIVEITMDNSFLEVDERVKVGDEVILFYNVAKVKQETGKQVYEHLTGLTERLPRKWIGEMK, encoded by the coding sequence ATGATCAAAAACTCTTTTTATTTGGAAGTCAATCGTGATGCAATTCTTCATAATATAGAAGTATTGAGAAAATGGAAAAAGAAAGACATCATTCCTGTGATAAAAGCAAATGCTTACGGGCATGGGGCGATTGAAATGGCAAAAACTTGTATTCAAGCTGGAATCACACAGGTGGCAGTTGCACGTTATGAAGAAGCGAGACATATTTTAGAAGATTCTTATTTTCAAAGGTTATCCGAGACAGTTCCTTTTCAAATCTTAGTTTTTGAAAGTATGGGAGATGATTCCGTTATCAAGGCATTTCCGAGAATCGATATGGCCATTAACTCTTTGGAAGACCTGCAAGAGGCATTGGAACATGGAATTTCTCCTAAAAGAATGCATGTGAAAATAGACTTATCCTTTGGGAGAAATGGAATTGAAGAGAAAGATTTTAAATATTTGATCCGGGAAATACAAGAAAAAAATATCTTTTTGAAAGGAATTTTTTCTCATTTATTTGCCTCTTCTTATGAAGACGGATTACTATGTATTGAAATCTTTTCTACTTTGCTTTCTCAAATAGGAAGGGAACATTTTGAAAGAATTCACTTGCAAAACAGTGCTTCCGCTTACAATTATGACTGTGATATGGTAACAGATATTCGAGTGGGAATGTTAAATTATGGTTTGCAAGAACCCGGTTATTTTCACGAGGATTTACAACAGGCTTTTTCTTTAAAAGGACGAGTAGACAGTATTCGTGCGGGGAAAGATATGAAGTATTTGGCTTATGAAAGAAAAGAAGAACTTGGAGTGGAAGAAGCCAAATGGATAGCGAAAATAAAAATTGGTTATGCGGACGGTTTTGGAAAACAAAATGAAAATACGAATTGCTTGATTCATAGAAAGGAATATCGAATTGTAGAGATAACTATGGATAACAGTTTCTTAGAGGTAGATGAGAGAGTGAAAGTGGGAGATGAAGTTATTTTGTTTTACAATGTAGCGAAAGTGAAACAAGAAACAGGGAAACAAGTTTATGAACATTTAACAGGATTGACAGAGAGGCTTCCTAGGAAGTGGATAGGAGAAATGAAGTGA
- a CDS encoding DMT family transporter: MSNQRYKVLLFMTAAIWGGGFPITKIALNYGASPNAILAVRFLSASALLFLYLCYKKEKIEKSEITLGLFTGSLLSVGFSLQTVGLSYTTASKNAFLTGTYVVLTPFFAWLFTRKMPRKQIYLSCFLSLTGIFLLSWSGENFSMQFGDILSLLCAIFYAIQISYMSSRIGNKNPLHVNFFQMLSAGILTLIYNILLEEGSVFSFPENEVQFFSVAFLVIFNTLLAYSAQTVAQKYVESGLVCLILSTEILFGAFISFLFLGEILSFQSLLGGFLMFLSIFLAEFDWKKKK; this comes from the coding sequence GTGTCAAATCAAAGATATAAAGTTTTATTATTTATGACAGCAGCTATTTGGGGAGGGGGATTTCCCATCACAAAAATAGCATTAAATTATGGAGCCAGTCCAAATGCCATTTTAGCAGTTCGTTTTCTTTCCGCTTCTGCTCTCCTATTCTTATATCTTTGTTATAAGAAGGAGAAAATAGAGAAGTCGGAAATTACATTGGGTCTATTTACAGGGAGTTTATTAAGTGTAGGATTTTCTTTACAGACAGTGGGATTATCTTATACGACGGCTTCTAAAAATGCTTTTTTAACAGGAACTTATGTTGTTTTAACTCCTTTTTTTGCATGGCTTTTTACCAGAAAGATGCCGAGAAAACAGATTTATCTTTCCTGTTTTTTATCTTTGACGGGTATTTTTTTACTCTCTTGGAGTGGCGAAAATTTTTCCATGCAGTTTGGGGATATTCTGAGTTTGCTTTGTGCCATATTCTATGCAATACAAATCAGTTATATGAGTTCTCGAATTGGAAATAAAAATCCTCTTCATGTCAATTTTTTTCAAATGTTGTCTGCGGGGATTTTAACTCTGATTTATAATATTCTATTGGAAGAGGGAAGTGTTTTTTCCTTTCCGGAAAATGAGGTACAATTTTTTTCGGTTGCTTTTCTGGTTATTTTTAATACTCTCCTTGCATATTCTGCCCAGACAGTGGCTCAAAAATATGTAGAATCCGGTTTGGTCTGTTTAATTTTATCCACGGAGATTTTATTTGGAGCCTTTATTTCTTTCTTGTTTTTAGGGGAAATTTTAAGTTTTCAAAGTTTGCTCGGCGGTTTTTTGATGTTTTTGTCTATTTTTTTAGCAGAATTTGACTGGAAGAAGAAAAAGTGA
- the uvrC gene encoding excinuclease ABC subunit UvrC, protein MEIGKWNIPENPGVYLMKEKNKVIYVGKAKNLYKRVKSYFQKEVDREKTRELVKHIDDIEYILCPSELDALLLENNLIKKYNPKYNIALKDEKTYPYLSLSKETFPALHMIRKTKHLDLEHYEYFGPYPFGAWKLKKILLKLFKIRDCFWNMNKKYKRPCLKYDMKTCLGPCVHKEVREEYQQMIAKVREVLKGNTRECIQGLRSAMEEMAETFQFEKAIVLREQIQELLNLEKEQISEYGKEIDEDVFVWKEAYERMFLCVLNVREGKILGKISSNFLLEEKVYENLEEELLLSYYRKYPLPRSIVLEEKYQQVLEEGISHLEMLFKKKIERYFPKIKSRRGELLDMALLNLEKDIENFHLKREVIEEGMKELHSFLGLKRFPRRIECFDISNIQGKDAVASMSVSIEGKAAKSEYRKFKIQCKDTPDDFAMMREVIYRRYSKLEAKDFPDVILIDGGLGQINSAGAILEELGKIQFTDLLSLAKRDEEVYKYGEVLPYSIPKDKEALKIFQRVRDEAHRFGITYHRKLRSKRIISSELDTIEGIGEVRKKKLLKKFSSIAGVKAATLEELEECVPKNVAIRIKEELGG, encoded by the coding sequence TTGGAAATTGGTAAGTGGAATATTCCAGAAAATCCTGGAGTATACTTGATGAAAGAAAAAAATAAGGTTATTTATGTCGGGAAAGCCAAAAATTTATATAAAAGAGTGAAATCTTATTTCCAAAAGGAAGTAGATCGAGAAAAAACGAGAGAACTTGTGAAACATATTGACGATATTGAGTATATACTATGTCCTTCGGAATTGGACGCTCTTTTGTTGGAGAACAATTTAATCAAAAAATACAATCCAAAATACAACATTGCTTTAAAAGATGAAAAAACGTACCCCTATCTAAGTTTAAGCAAAGAAACATTTCCGGCCCTGCATATGATACGAAAAACAAAGCATTTGGACTTGGAACACTATGAATATTTTGGCCCTTATCCTTTTGGTGCTTGGAAGTTGAAAAAAATTTTATTGAAATTATTTAAAATCCGAGATTGTTTTTGGAATATGAATAAGAAATACAAAAGACCTTGTTTGAAATATGATATGAAAACTTGTTTGGGTCCTTGTGTCCATAAAGAAGTACGAGAAGAGTATCAACAAATGATAGCAAAAGTGAGAGAAGTCTTGAAAGGAAATACACGAGAATGTATTCAAGGCTTACGTTCTGCTATGGAAGAAATGGCAGAAACATTTCAATTTGAAAAAGCCATTGTATTGCGAGAACAAATTCAAGAATTATTAAATTTGGAAAAAGAACAGATCAGTGAATATGGAAAAGAGATTGATGAGGATGTTTTTGTATGGAAAGAAGCCTATGAACGAATGTTTCTTTGTGTTTTAAATGTCAGAGAAGGAAAGATTTTGGGAAAAATTTCCAGCAATTTTTTACTAGAAGAGAAAGTATATGAAAATTTGGAAGAAGAGTTGCTTCTTTCTTATTATCGAAAATATCCGCTTCCGAGAAGTATTGTTTTGGAAGAGAAATATCAGCAAGTATTAGAAGAAGGAATTTCTCATTTGGAAATGCTATTCAAAAAAAAGATAGAGAGGTATTTCCCGAAGATAAAAAGCAGACGAGGAGAACTGCTGGATATGGCTTTGTTAAACTTAGAGAAGGATATTGAAAATTTTCACTTAAAAAGAGAAGTGATAGAAGAGGGAATGAAGGAACTGCATTCATTTCTAGGTTTGAAACGTTTCCCAAGAAGAATTGAGTGTTTTGATATTTCTAATATTCAGGGAAAAGATGCAGTTGCCTCTATGAGCGTATCTATTGAGGGAAAGGCGGCAAAGAGTGAATATCGAAAATTTAAAATTCAATGTAAGGACACGCCGGATGACTTTGCTATGATGAGAGAAGTTATCTATCGAAGATATTCTAAATTGGAAGCAAAAGATTTTCCGGATGTTATTTTAATTGATGGAGGTTTGGGACAAATTAACTCTGCGGGAGCTATTTTAGAGGAATTGGGAAAAATTCAATTTACAGATTTATTAAGTTTGGCAAAACGAGATGAAGAAGTATATAAGTATGGAGAGGTACTTCCTTATTCCATTCCCAAAGATAAAGAAGCTTTGAAAATATTTCAAAGAGTTCGGGATGAGGCACACCGTTTTGGAATCACGTATCATCGAAAGTTGCGGAGTAAACGAATCATCTCTTCTGAGTTGGATACTATTGAAGGGATAGGAGAAGTGAGAAAAAAGAAATTGTTAAAGAAATTTTCTTCTATAGCAGGAGTAAAAGCAGCGACTTTGGAAGAATTAGAAGAATGTGTTCCTAAAAATGTTGCAATACGAATCAAGGAAGAACTGGGAGGATAA